The nucleotide window GTTAATGCTGCCATAATATGGAACATGGAATCGGTCAATTGATCAGCGTTTTTCACTATGTCACCTCCTATGTATCATAAAATAATATATATATCTAAAAACAATATATCACTTTATGATATATATGTAAACAGAATTATCGAATAATTTTACCGTGGTTATACTACGCGAAAAAAAATCCGCCTGCTCTTTATAAAACCGAGCAGGCGGACATTTTTAATTATTGTGGATTTTCGTAATCGTAATATTCAACCAGCCAAATAAAATTGTGATGACCGGACTTAACAGACAAAAGAAAGCGAATGGTAAATAGTCAATGACAGGCACATTCAATGTCGAAGCAATGAACAGACCGCACACACTCCAAGGTACGAGCGGGTTAATGACAGTACCAGCATCCTCGATCGTACGGGCCAAATTTTTCGGATGTAGCTGCAGTGCTTTGAATTTTTCTTTAAACGCTTCACCTGTTAATAACAGCGATAAATACTGTTCACCGATTGTTACGTTAATACCGATTGCGGTAAACGCAGTTCCTGTAATAACCGAACCGACCGATTTCAACTGGTTTTGGAGGGCCTGTAATAATGTTTGGATAATGCCAAGTGTAAAGAGCAATCCACCCATAGACAGGGAAAGTACAATTAAAATAATCGTAAACAGCATACTGTTCATTCCGCCACGTGACAGTAATGAATCGATTGCTTCGACTCCTGTCTCCATTGAATAACCGTTATACAAAATTCCAAACAGTTCGTTCAGTGGAATCGAACTGTGGAAATATGATAGCACGATGCCGGAAATCGCACTGATTGCCAGTGTAGCAAGACTCGGCAATTTAAAAATCGTGCAGACAATCAGAACGAGAAGCGGAACAACCGCATACCAATGAATTAAATTTGTTGTCAGCAATGTTTCTTTAAAGCTTGTAAGAAGTTCCGTGTCCATATTCTGGCTGCTTGGAGAAATCCATGCATAGACAATGAGCGAAATAATAAATGCGGGTATTGTCGTGTACATCATATTTTTAATATGAGTAAACAAGTCGACGCCGGCAACACTCGCAGCCAAGTTTGTCGTATCGGACAATGGGGACATTTTATCTCCGAAAAATGCTCCGGAAACAATTGCACCTGCTGTAATCGCAAGTGAAGCATCTATAGAACTCGAAACCCCCAGCATCGCTACACCGATTGTTGCAACGGTAGTGAGCGAACTGCCGATCGCTGTACCGATAATGCTTGTAATAATGAAGACAACCGCATAAAAAAAGCTTGCAGATATAATGGAAAGACCTATATACAGTAATGTAGGAATTGTACCGCTTATTAACCAGCTGCTAATTAATACACCGATTAGCAGAAAAATATAAACAGCACCGATACTTGCTGAAACAGAAGCGATCATACTCTGTTCCATGATGCGGTAAGGTACTTTTCGCAGTACACCATACATGAATAGAACAATAATGGCTATAAAAATCGGAATATGCGGTACACTGCCGAGTTTCATAATGCTGTAAGAAATGAGTGCAATAATAAATAAAGTTAAAATGAGAGCCTCAATAAAATGTGGTTTTACATGTTGTTTTGCATTCATGATGACTAGACCTCGCTATATAGTTTCGCGCTTCAACGCGTTGAAGTACAAAAGTAAGTGTAGCATTTTATTGAGAAAAAGGGAAGGGGGTAAAATAAAAGGGACATACCGGAATGTCCGGAATATCCCTTTAGTGCTTGAAAGGCAATATGAAATTATTCAGCAAGCATAATCTTTTCTAATTGTAATGGTTCGATATATGTATCGCCTTGATATGCACGCATATTACCGCCTGAGATTTCATCAATCAGTAAAATTTCGCCCGTTTTTGCATCACGGCCAAATTCCAGTTTAATATCATAAAGCGTTAATCCTTTTTTCTCTAATTCAGCTGCAACAAACTTTGAAATTTCGATTGTGCGCTGTTTTAAAATTGCATATTCTTCATGAGTTAAAATACCAAGCATTGCAAGAGCATCTTCTGAAATAGGAGGATCTAGGCGTTCATCATCCTTAATCGTCACTTCTACGAATGAATCCAAATTCTGACCTTCTGTTGCATATGCACCGTAGCGTCTTAAAAAAGAACCGACTGCTTTAAAACGGCAAATAACTTCCAAACCTTTACCGAAAACAGTGGCCGGTTTAACCGTCATTGTCGCTTCATCAAAATTTGCCTCAACATAATGTGTCGGTACATTTAATTCGTTTAATTTAGAGTAAAAGAAAGAAGTTAGTTTTAATCCGGCAAGGCCAGCACCATCAATTGTTAAACCGACTGTATTTGCACCGGGATCAAAAACACCGTTTTCTCCCGTTACATCATCTTTGAATTTCAGTAGATATAGTTCGTTTTCAAGTTTAAATACATCTTTTGTTTTACCTGTATACACTAATTCCATGAGAGATACCTCCAAAAGTAATTTCAAATTTATTATAACACGAATGATTTTATAAGAATAACATAAAAACGTTCGTATTTTAAAGAAAGACGTCTAACCTTTGATAGAGTATACCCTTTGTTACCAGTATAATGGTAACATTTGTTATACTAATCTTAGACAAGGAGTGATTTAGATGCTAAAAACATATAATAATATTGTTGTAGCAATAGACTTTTCGGAAAAAGCAAAAATTGCATTTGAGCGCGGTATGAACGTTGCTCGATTGACGGATGCGACATTGAATTTAGTGAGTGTAATCGATACACATTCATTTGGCTCTGTGGAAGCATATGATTTGAAGTATGCAAAGGCTCTGAAGGAAAAAACTCTTGATCAGTTAAAGGAATACAAAGTAATTGCGGAACAGGCCGGCGTTAAAAAAGTACAAGTAGTGGTTGAAGAAGGCTCGCCAAAAGCGGTATTGACAAGTTTGACAGATGCCGATTTGATTATTATCGGAGCTACCGGCTTAAACCGTGCCGAACGTTTCTTATTAGGATCAGTTTCGGAAAATGTAGTACGCAGCGCCAATTGCGATGTACTCGTAGTACGTTAATAAAGTAAACCCGCAATTCTCCTTATTGGAAGGGAATTGCGGGTTTTGTTAATTAATAAACGCCTTCTACAAGCATACCGTTTGCTACTTTGATGAAGCCGGCAATGTTTGAGCCGACAACTAAATTGCCTTCGTAGCCATATTTTTTTGCCGCATCTGAGCTTTCTTTGTAAATCGATTTCATAATACCATGAAGTTTTTCATCAACTTCCTGGAAAGACCAGTAGTTACGGCCGGAATTTTGAGCCATTTCAAGTGCAGATACGGCAACACCGCCTGCATTTGCTGCTTTACCAGGACCAAATAATACATCACTTGCTAAAAATTCGTTGATGGCATCTAAATTCGATGGCATATTTGCACCTTCTGCAACAACTTTTACGCCATTTGCAATTAAAGTGCGGGCCTGTTCACCGTTAATTTCATTTTGAGTTGCACATGGAAGAGCGATATCACATGGAATTGTCCAGATCCCGTCACAGCCTTCTGTATAAAGAGCATTAGGACGATAATTTACATATTCTTTAATACGCTTCCCTTCAACTTCTTTTAACTGTTTAACAATTTTTAGATTAATGCCTTCCGGATCGTAAATGTAACCTGCAGAGTCGGAGCAGGCAACTACTTTCGCTCCAAAGTGCTGAGCTTTTTCAATAGCATAAATCGCTACATTACCAGAACCTGAAACGACAACCGTTTTATCGTTAATTGAAAGTTTTGCGTCACGTAGCATCTCTTCAACAAAGTATACTAAACCGTATCCAGTTGCTTCTGTACGCGCTAATGAACCGCCGTAGCCAGGTTTTTTACCTGTTAATACACCTGCTTCATATGCACCGCGGATGCGCTTATATTGACCCCATAAAAAGCCGACTTCACGTGAACCTACACCAATATCTCCAGCCGGAACATCGACATCCGGACCGACATAACGGTATAATTCTGTCATGAATGCTTGGCAGAAGCGCATAATTTCTGCATTTG belongs to Solibacillus sp. FSL W7-1436 and includes:
- the nhaC gene encoding Na+/H+ antiporter NhaC, coding for MNAKQHVKPHFIEALILTLFIIALISYSIMKLGSVPHIPIFIAIIVLFMYGVLRKVPYRIMEQSMIASVSASIGAVYIFLLIGVLISSWLISGTIPTLLYIGLSIISASFFYAVVFIITSIIGTAIGSSLTTVATIGVAMLGVSSSIDASLAITAGAIVSGAFFGDKMSPLSDTTNLAASVAGVDLFTHIKNMMYTTIPAFIISLIVYAWISPSSQNMDTELLTSFKETLLTTNLIHWYAVVPLLVLIVCTIFKLPSLATLAISAISGIVLSYFHSSIPLNELFGILYNGYSMETGVEAIDSLLSRGGMNSMLFTIILIVLSLSMGGLLFTLGIIQTLLQALQNQLKSVGSVITGTAFTAIGINVTIGEQYLSLLLTGEAFKEKFKALQLHPKNLARTIEDAGTVINPLVPWSVCGLFIASTLNVPVIDYLPFAFFCLLSPVITILFGWLNITITKIHNN
- a CDS encoding phosphoribosylaminoimidazolesuccinocarboxamide synthase produces the protein MELVYTGKTKDVFKLENELYLLKFKDDVTGENGVFDPGANTVGLTIDGAGLAGLKLTSFFYSKLNELNVPTHYVEANFDEATMTVKPATVFGKGLEVICRFKAVGSFLRRYGAYATEGQNLDSFVEVTIKDDERLDPPISEDALAMLGILTHEEYAILKQRTIEISKFVAAELEKKGLTLYDIKLEFGRDAKTGEILLIDEISGGNMRAYQGDTYIEPLQLEKIMLAE
- a CDS encoding universal stress protein, which encodes MLKTYNNIVVAIDFSEKAKIAFERGMNVARLTDATLNLVSVIDTHSFGSVEAYDLKYAKALKEKTLDQLKEYKVIAEQAGVKKVQVVVEEGSPKAVLTSLTDADLIIIGATGLNRAERFLLGSVSENVVRSANCDVLVVR
- the gdhA gene encoding NADP-specific glutamate dehydrogenase: MTTMTTTSNAQQYVDGVFEKLKTKNAHQLEFLQAAEEIFLSLVPVFEQHPEYIQHNILERIVEPDRIISFRVAWQDDQNQVQVNRGYRVQYNNVIGPYKGGLRFHPTVNESIMKFLAFEQIFKNALTGQPIGGGKGGSDFNPKGKSNAEIMRFCQAFMTELYRYVGPDVDVPAGDIGVGSREVGFLWGQYKRIRGAYEAGVLTGKKPGYGGSLARTEATGYGLVYFVEEMLRDAKLSINDKTVVVSGSGNVAIYAIEKAQHFGAKVVACSDSAGYIYDPEGINLKIVKQLKEVEGKRIKEYVNYRPNALYTEGCDGIWTIPCDIALPCATQNEINGEQARTLIANGVKVVAEGANMPSNLDAINEFLASDVLFGPGKAANAGGVAVSALEMAQNSGRNYWSFQEVDEKLHGIMKSIYKESSDAAKKYGYEGNLVVGSNIAGFIKVANGMLVEGVY